The region ATTGTTCCAGTGGTTTTCTCAGTATTAGTGATTATCCTTAATCTGATCATGCTTTTGAGAAAGCAAAAAACAACAGAGACTATATCAAATGATCCAGAGGAAAAAGAACGTAATAAAAAAGAAATGAAAAGACTTTTGGTTTCCGTTGCAACTTGTTTAGTCTATGTCTTACTACTTGGTCACATTAATTTTATCGTGCTCACAAGCATCTTTACTTCTGCTTTATCGCTTATGTTCTTTAGAAAGAAACCCGCCTTGGTCATAGGTGCATCAGTTCTTGTAACCATTGGAATTTATTATCTGTTTGAAAAACTATTTCTCTTACCGCTACCGTAAAGGGGAGTATGTTAATGCATGTCCTTATTGATTATTTCAAATACCTTGTTGAAATCATAACTGATCCGATTATCCTTTTCAATATGGCATGGGCAACATTGCTTGGAATGCTTGTTGGTACATTACCGGGACTGACAGCTACACTTGGTGTAGCAATTCTCACAACCCTCACTTTTGGTTTTCCCACGAAAACAGCCATAGGAATGCTTGTAGGTGTTTATATAGGAGCAATATATGGAGGAAGCAGAACTGCGATCGTGTTGAATATACCTGGAACCCCTGCCAATGCAGCAACCACGGTCGATGGATTTCCACTCGCCCGATCTGGGCAAGCAGGTTTTGCATTGAATGTGGCCACAATTATGTCTGGCATTGGTTCTGTTATCGGGGCAATTTTTATAGTTACGCTTGCACCCCTTTTGGGAAAACTTGCACTCGAGTTTGGTTCCTGGGAATTTGCTGTTCTTGCAGTTTTTGGAACAGTTATAGCCGGAAGTTTGACGGCACCAAAAGATCCACTAAAAGGGTGGATTGCAGGATTCCTGGGATTGATGATTTCGCAGATAGGTCTGGACGAAATCACATCTTTTCCAAGATACACTTTTGGAAACATTCAACTTTATGGTGGCATAGCCCTGTTACCTGTTCTGGTTGGTGTATACGGAATACCAGAAATATTGATGAATTTGAAAAGAACAACAAAAATGGAAGTAGCGCTGAATTTCTCAAAAAATAAATCTTCGGTATCTTACGGGAAAACAATTTTGAAAAATTGGATAAACATAATCAGATCAGGAATAGTAGGAGTTTTCATAGGAGTCATTCCCGGAGTTGGTGAGGATGTTTCTTCGTGGGTTTCATACGACCTGGCAAAAAGGTCTAGCAAAGAACCTGAGAAATTTGGTCAGGGTTCCCTTGAAGGACTAACAGCAGCAGAAACAGCAAATAATGCCTGTGTTGCAGGTGCGATAATCCCTGTTTTAACGCTCGCAGTACCCGGAAGCGCTCCAGCAGCAGTCCTCCTGGCTGCTTTATGGATCCACGGTGTCAGAGCTGGCCCACTATTACCAATAGAACATCCTGAGATGATAGGAAATGTGGCAGCAATGTTCACTATAGCGACAATATTGATGGTTATCTTTGGCCTTCTGGTAACAAGACTGTTCCTGAAAATATTACTTGTTCCCACGGAAATACTTATGCCCATAATATTTGTGCTCTGTGTGGTTGGGACATATGTACTCAACGGTCGTATGTTTGATGTATGGATCATGCTTCTTTTCGGTCTGCTTGGTTACTTCATGAGACTGAACGATTTCCCCGCAGCACCTTTCGTACTGGGTTTTATCCTTGGGCCAATGGCTGACACAAACCTCAGGCGTGCTTTAATGCTATCCAAAGGCAGTCTATTGCCATTTTTCACACGACCCATATCATTGATTCTCCTAATAGCAATGTTTTTGGTAATGTTTTCCAAATATTTCTCAAGAAAAAGGGGGGCAAAAAATGAGTAAAATCAGGGTAGGCATAGCCGGAGCAGGATTTGTCTCCCATATTCATATGGCTGCCTATGAGGAGAACAAAAATCTATTTGAAGTAGTCGGAGTCTGTGCTTTGCATCCTGAAAATGCAGAAAAATTTGTGAAACGATATGGTTTGAAAAAAATATATAAAGATTACTACGAGCTCTGTAAAGATAACGAGGTGGATGTAATAGATATCTGCGTACCAACAAACGTACATGAACAAATTATATCGGCATGCGCCGAGCAGGGAAAACACATCATATGCGAAAAGCCACTCACAGGTTATTTTGGCGAAGACATGCCTGATGTTGAAAAAGTCG is a window of Pseudothermotoga elfii DSM 9442 = NBRC 107921 DNA encoding:
- a CDS encoding tripartite tricarboxylate transporter TctB family protein; translated protein: MKDKITALVFITLALFFLIGALRMPTTTEYGKYGSPGIVPVVFSVLVIILNLIMLLRKQKTTETISNDPEEKERNKKEMKRLLVSVATCLVYVLLLGHINFIVLTSIFTSALSLMFFRKKPALVIGASVLVTIGIYYLFEKLFLLPLP
- a CDS encoding tripartite tricarboxylate transporter permease, producing MHVLIDYFKYLVEIITDPIILFNMAWATLLGMLVGTLPGLTATLGVAILTTLTFGFPTKTAIGMLVGVYIGAIYGGSRTAIVLNIPGTPANAATTVDGFPLARSGQAGFALNVATIMSGIGSVIGAIFIVTLAPLLGKLALEFGSWEFAVLAVFGTVIAGSLTAPKDPLKGWIAGFLGLMISQIGLDEITSFPRYTFGNIQLYGGIALLPVLVGVYGIPEILMNLKRTTKMEVALNFSKNKSSVSYGKTILKNWINIIRSGIVGVFIGVIPGVGEDVSSWVSYDLAKRSSKEPEKFGQGSLEGLTAAETANNACVAGAIIPVLTLAVPGSAPAAVLLAALWIHGVRAGPLLPIEHPEMIGNVAAMFTIATILMVIFGLLVTRLFLKILLVPTEILMPIIFVLCVVGTYVLNGRMFDVWIMLLFGLLGYFMRLNDFPAAPFVLGFILGPMADTNLRRALMLSKGSLLPFFTRPISLILLIAMFLVMFSKYFSRKRGAKNE